One genomic window of Arachis hypogaea cultivar Tifrunner chromosome 8, arahy.Tifrunner.gnm2.J5K5, whole genome shotgun sequence includes the following:
- the LOC112708073 gene encoding pyridoxine/pyridoxamine 5'-phosphate oxidase 2 isoform X1, which produces MATVAWKQLLLNALESNSHLKHSTFFQLATVGTNGTPSNRTVVFRGFQDNTDNIQINTDARNRKIEELKRWPSAEICWYFTDSWEQFRIHGNIDIIDGANPDPLKLQFILQQREKSWFANSLRSRSQYLGPNPGLPRLIEQAQPEVSLDPSTGPVDAFCLLILEPDQVDYLNLKSNQRLTFKTVVSAATDKSWVMERVNP; this is translated from the exons ATGGCGACAGTGGCATGGAAGCAGCTCCTTCTGAACGCTCTTGAATCCAACTCTCATCTCAAGCACTCTACTTTCTTTCAGCTC GCAACGGTTGGAACCAACGGAACACCTTCCAACCGCACCGTTGTTTTCAG AGGATTCCAAGACAACACTGATAACATCCAAATCAACACTGATGCCCGCAATCGCAag ATTGAAGAGCTCAAGCGTTGGCCCTCTGCTgag atATGCTGGTACTTCACAGATTCTTGGGAGCAATTCCGGATACATGGGAACATAGATATCATTGACGGAGCGAATCCTGACCCACTGAAACTTCAG TTCATACTGCAGCAAAGAGAGAAATCATGGTTTGCGAATTCACTGAGATCAAGGTCACAATATTTAGGGCCGAACCCTGGTCTTCCGCGTCTAATAGAGCAAGCACAGCCAGAAGTATCTTTAGATCCTTCTACAGGTCCAGTTGATGCTTTTTGTCTGCTGATCCTAGAACCAGATCAG GTTGATTACTTGAATCTGAAGAGTAATCAGAGGCTCACTTTCAAAACAGTTGTTAGTGCCGCCACAGACAAAAGCTGGGTTATGGAAAGGGTCAACCCGTAA
- the LOC112708072 gene encoding laccase-6-like: MKMANLLVISFMLCLGMLSTTIYNVKLIACASSNGVPTRLYDFKVQTKRVTKLCNTKDIVTINGKFPGPVVYAQEDDRIIVKVTNKTPFNITIHWHGIRQQLSCWYDGPSYITQCPIQSGQSFTYNFTVAKQKGTFFWHAHVSWLRGTVYGAMVVYPKANVHYPFKNPYQEHIILLGEYWIKDLQEIEHSTLASGGAPPRADAFTINGHPGPNYNCSTNDVYQLDVVPRKTYLLRLINAGLNTENFFAIANHKLTIVEADAEYTKPFTTDTVMLGPGQTLNVLVTADQPVGKYSMAVAPYKSGRIVHYQNVSAIACLNYLGAASNSLYLPAKLPKLDDKLAVKTVMDGLRSLNQVDVFKEIDKNLFITIGLNVQKCHSKTPKKNCQAMNNGVLAASMNNISFVNPNISILEAYYKNKKGSYTEDFPDRPSKFYNFVNGAPNNIPHDTQSLNGTRTKVLEYGSKVQLIFQDTGTVNIENHPMHFHGHSFYVVGYGTGNYNPQTAKFNLVDPPYMSTIGVPVGGWAAIRFVANNPGVWYMHCHIDIHQSWGLGMVFIVYNGKGESESLPSPPADLPQC, from the exons ATGAAAATGGCAAACTTATTAGTCATCTCATTTATGCTTTGTCTAGGTATGTTATCTACTACTATCTACAATGTGAAACTCATTGCATGTGCAAGTTCCAATGGAGTACCAACAAGGTTGTATGATTTCAAG GTACAAACTAAAAGAGTTACCAAACTTTGTAACACCAAGGATATTGTCACAATCAATGGCAAGTTTCCAGGACCTGTAGTTTATGCACAAGAAGATGATAGAATCATAGTCAAAGTTACCAATAAGACACCCTTCAATATCACAATTCACTG GCATGGTATCCGGCAACAGTTATCGTGTTGGTACGATGGGCCGTCCTATATCACGCAGTGCCCGATTCAATCAGGACAAAGTTTCACCTATAATTTTACGGTGGCAAAGCAGAAGGGAACCTTCTTTTGGCATGCACATGTTTCTTGGCTAAGAGGCACAGTTTATGGTGCAATGGTTGTTTATCCTAAGGCCAATGTTCATTACCCTTTCAAGAATCCGTATCAAGAGCACATAATCTTATTAG GAGAATATTGGATAAAGGATCTCCAAGAAATTGAGCATTCAACTCTAGCAAGTGGAGGAGCTCCTCCTAGAGCAGATGCATTCACCATTAATGGTCATCCAGGCCCCAACTATAATTGCTCCACTAATG ATGTCTATCAACTTGATGTGGTTCCTAGGAAGACATATTTGTTGAGGCTGATCAATGCTGGTTTAAACACTGAGAATTTCTTTGCCATTGCAAATCACAAACTAACAATTGTGGAAGCTGATGCTGAGTACACGAAGCCGTTCACCACGGACACGGTGATGTTAGGACCAGGCCAAACATTGAATGTCCTTGTCACTGCTGATCAACCCGTAGGGAAATACTCCATGGCTGTGGCGCCTTACAAATCAGGAAGAATTGTTCATTATCAAAACGTTTCAGCAATTGCTTGCTTAAACTATTTAGGAGCTGCATCTAATAGCTTATATTTGCCAGCTAAATTACCCAAACTCGACGATAAACTTGCCGTTAAGACAGTCATGGATGGATTAAGGAGCCTAAACCAAGTCGATGTCTTCAAAGAAATTGATAAAAACCTATTCATCACCATTGGATTGAATGTTCAAAAATGCCATTCAAAGACACCGAAGAAGAACTGCCAAGCCATGAATAACGGGGTGCTGGCAGCTTCGATGAACAACATAAGTTTTGTTAATCCGAATATTTCAATCCTGGAAGCatactataagaataaaaaaggaTCATATACCGAAGATTTTCCTGACAGACCATCTAAGTTCTACAACTTTGTCAATGGCGCACCTAATAACATTCCGCATGACACACAGTCATTGAATGGGACTAGAACAAAAGTCCTTGAGTATGGTAGCAAGGTGCAACTCATTTTCCAGGACACTGGAACAGTAAACATTGAGAACCACCCAATGCATTTCCATGGCCACAGTTTCTATGTTGTAGGCTATGGTACAGGAAATTATAACCCTCAAACTGCGAAATTCAACTTAGTCGATCCTCCGTACATGAGTACGATTGGAGTTCCGGTTGGTGGATGGGCAGCAATTCGCTTTGTCGCCAATAATCCAG GCGTCTGGTATATGCATTGCCACATTGATATACACCAATCATGGGGGCTAGGCATGGTATTTATAGTTTACAACGGAAAAGGGGAATCCGAGTCCCTACCTTCTCCTCCAGCGGACCTGCCACAATGTTAG
- the LOC112708073 gene encoding pyridoxine/pyridoxamine 5'-phosphate oxidase 2 isoform X2 — MATVAWKQLLLNALESNSHLKHSTFFQLATVGTNGTPSNRTVVFRGFQDNTDNIQINTDARNRKIEELKRWPSAEICWYFTDSWEQFRIHGNIDIIDGANPDPLKLQQREKSWFANSLRSRSQYLGPNPGLPRLIEQAQPEVSLDPSTGPVDAFCLLILEPDQVDYLNLKSNQRLTFKTVVSAATDKSWVMERVNP; from the exons ATGGCGACAGTGGCATGGAAGCAGCTCCTTCTGAACGCTCTTGAATCCAACTCTCATCTCAAGCACTCTACTTTCTTTCAGCTC GCAACGGTTGGAACCAACGGAACACCTTCCAACCGCACCGTTGTTTTCAG AGGATTCCAAGACAACACTGATAACATCCAAATCAACACTGATGCCCGCAATCGCAag ATTGAAGAGCTCAAGCGTTGGCCCTCTGCTgag atATGCTGGTACTTCACAGATTCTTGGGAGCAATTCCGGATACATGGGAACATAGATATCATTGACGGAGCGAATCCTGACCCACTGAAACTTCAG CAAAGAGAGAAATCATGGTTTGCGAATTCACTGAGATCAAGGTCACAATATTTAGGGCCGAACCCTGGTCTTCCGCGTCTAATAGAGCAAGCACAGCCAGAAGTATCTTTAGATCCTTCTACAGGTCCAGTTGATGCTTTTTGTCTGCTGATCCTAGAACCAGATCAG GTTGATTACTTGAATCTGAAGAGTAATCAGAGGCTCACTTTCAAAACAGTTGTTAGTGCCGCCACAGACAAAAGCTGGGTTATGGAAAGGGTCAACCCGTAA